From Ananas comosus cultivar F153 linkage group 8, ASM154086v1, whole genome shotgun sequence, one genomic window encodes:
- the LOC109713754 gene encoding uncharacterized protein LOC109713754 isoform X2, whose translation MVILAEYLVIFWDDSTCSGTSHCMLHNKILQIAAKCFESDLSISLNQFLILGTKASLWCVKHLQETVGSDDESEDENHPYLLSQIIFDALRFSSTLISVLTSSLVLKKDEMMLIIQNFISESLKLTRASIMESKKIHPVASEVLKVAQLVLDSAIKLCRAYSQVTQLDHQSMDKKRTNDDKDMDLAAHVIKITSCTIENLYDLGIFAASGGGSWVTLLNLSWKGLVSLLQLVKGVLTEVNVAGIISTLVSLAVESLRSASKAWSTTLQEPLTISEAKRTFLPIKFFLINAVRISSEYPSQAMNIYREIARCALIISSLVIEFSKETQLRSASEALVELLEPSSLLFLYTLLNSSEGNPESIFQILEWSFKNEESDSAHVEENNALEKGPIDSIFSLDSNAISKTGGLLPGRFLLFLNLLKNSQVLKEEVIFGLSRKLEFLFTILTDEYVYSCVLGLQIPALCSSGPTPEIAWQLIYTFLIQALKTFMIIAASFHDALIEVETSLLQNLFHPHFLPTEIITELWCFFIRHAEMGTVNHFVEKLLLVLNIVASSEQALTPLSALRKIAHLLCTILNYAPPATVDHVYASILSDNKSHASSITYFALLKEGFPFDSLSGKVKMLAIRKLLTAFNDFLENYSEDSGSNGFPGSFDSCLIGLPVHYLASALNYCHLKDSDIVDDKSIYRIFKFTHCLIHCYKSSTDSMKDQLAKILSSTLDIISNMKHLYNSNEMENLILDLHALFVKDSPNSNSLLHQCKPSLASFMAGLSHVEITESEGDMLCSAIWDLYHLLLRERHWALIHLAINSFGYFAARTSCTQLWRFVPDDAALSYDMDMGMNSDENRFMSELRVFLEKEVALNDLNLSREQLDFLIKEGAELKRLVKQINTISQITGTEKMEICEESNLKKKKRKVPDGICEGVVLLQSGLKVMRNALVQAEPSELQNEFSSQISSLEDLISHIVSLSGNVS comes from the exons ATGGTCATTTTAGCCGAATATCTTGTT ATATTTTGGGACGATTCCACATGTTCTGGTACGTCACACTGCATGTTACACAACAAAATTCTTCAAATTGCTGCAAAATGCTTTGAATCAGATTTGTCCATTTCACTTAATCAATTTCTAATTCTTGGAACAAAG GCAAGCTTGTGGTGTGTAAAGCATCTCCAAGAAACAGTTGGATCAGATGACGAATCTGAAGATGAAAATCATCCATATCTACTTTCTCAG ATTATTTTTGATGCCTTGCGTTTTTCTTCAACTCTTATTTCTGTTTTGACAAGCTCTCTTGTTTTAAAGAAGGATGAGATGATGCTTATAATTCAAAACTTCATCTCGGAGTCATTAAAACTGACAAGGGCTTCAATAATGGAGTCTAAG AAAATTCATCCAGTTGCTTCTGAAGTTCTTAAGGTGGCACAACTTGTTCTGGATTCGGCAATAAAGTTGTGCAGAGCTTATTCTCAGGTCACCCAATTAGATCACCAGAGTATGGACAAAAAAAGAACTAATGATGACAAAGACATGGATCTTGCTGCTCATGTCATTAAAATTACATCATGCACCATTGAAAATTTGTATGATTTGGGAATCTTTGCTGCATCTGGAGGAGGAAGCTGGGTGACACTACTTAATTTATCATGGAAAGGTCTTGTTTCCTTGTTGCAGCTTGTTAAAGGAGTGTTAACAGAAGTAAATGTGGCAGGTATCATATCAACCCTAGTTTCACTGGCTGTTGAATCCCTGCGATCTGCTTCTAAAGCATGGTCTACCACATTGCAAGAACCTCTAACTATTTCTGAAGCCAAAAGGACATTTCTCCCAATAAAGTTTTTTCTGATAAATGCTGTAAGGATTTCTTCAGAGTACCCATCGCAAGCCATGAATATATACAGGGAAATTGCTCGGTGTGCATTGATAATCTCATCTTTAGTCATCGAATTCAGCAAGGAAACCCAACTAAGAAGTGCTAGTGAGGCACTCGTAGAACTCCTAGAGCCTTCATCACTTCTTTTTCTGTACACACTGCTAAATTCATCTGAAGGAAATCCTGAGTCCATTTTCCAGATTTTGGAATGGTCATTTAAAAATGAAGAATCTGACTCAGCTCATGTGGAAGAAAATAATGCTTTAGAGAAAGGTCCTATAGATAGTATTTTCAGTTTGGATTCCAATGCTATCTCAAAAACTGGAGGTCTTTTGCCTGGTcggtttcttctttttcttaatCTTCTCAAGAACTCTCAAGTTCTAAAAGAAGAAGTCATATTCGGCTTATCCAGAAAGCTAGAATTTCTTTTTACTATTCTGACCGACGAGTATGTTTATTCATGCGTTCTAGGACTGCAAATACCTGCTTTGTGCTCCTCTGGGCCAACTCCTGAAATTGCTTGGCAACTCATTTATACTTTTCTCATACAAGCCCTAAAAACTTTCATGATAATTGCAGCTTCTTTTCATGATGCTTTGATTGAGGTGGAGACCTCCTTACTCCAAAATCTTTTCCACCCCCATTTTCTCCCTACAGAGATTATAACAGAACTATGGTGCTTCTTCATTCGTCATGCGGAAATGGGTACAGTGAATCACTTTGTTGAGAAATTGCTTTTAGTGTTGAACATTGTAGCTTCATCAGAACAGGCTCTTACACCCCTTAGTGCTCTGAGGAAGATCGCACACCTATTATGTACTATTCTTAATTATGCCCCTCCTGCCACTGTAGACCATGTTTACGCTTCCATTCTAAGTGACAATAAATCTCATGCGTCTTCTATCACATACTTCGCTTTATTAAAGGAGGGATTTCCATTTGATTCATTATCTGGTAAAGTAAAGATGCTTGCAATTAGAAAGCTTCTCACTGCATTTAATGATTTTTTGGAGAACTACTCTGAGGACTCCGGTTCAAATGGTTTTCCAGGATCTTTCGATTCTTGTTTAATTGGGCTTCCTGTGCATTATCTAGCTTCCGCATTGAATTATTG CCATTTAAAGGATTCTGATATTGTTGATGACAAGAGCATCTATAGGATCTTCAAATTCACACATTGTCTCATTCATTGCTACAAATCTTCGACCGATAGCATGAAGGACCAGCTCGCAAAAATTCTCTCTTCAACACTAGATATCATCTCAAACATGAAGCATCTTTACAATTCTAATGAAATGGAGAATCTAATATTGGATTTGCATGCCCTTTTTGTGAAAGACTCTCCCAATTCAAACTCTTTGTTGCATCAATGCAAACCTTCTCTAGCTTCTTTTATGGCCGGCCTCAGCCATGTGGAAATTACTGAAAGCGAAGGTGACATGCTTTGTTCTGCAATATGGGACTTGTACCATTTGTTACTAAGAGAAAGGCACTGGGCTCTTATTCATTTAGCAATTAATTCTTTTGGGTATTTTGCGGCCCGCACTTCTTGCACCCAACTTTGGCGATTTGTTCCTGATGATGCTGCTCTCTCTTATGATATGGACATGGGAATGAACTCAGATGAGAATAGATTTATGTCTGAATTAAGAGTATTTCTTGAAAAGGAAGTTGCTTTGaatgatttaaatttatccagAGAGCAACTGGATTTTCTAATTAAGGAAGGGGCGGAGCTGAAGAGACTAGTAAAGCAAATCAATACCATCTCGCAGATTACTGGAACTGAAAAGATGGAAATTTGTGAGGAGTCTAAtctgaagaagaaaaagaggaaggtTCCAGATGGAATTTGTGAAGGAGTGGTGCTGTTGCAGAGTGGTCTAAAGGTTATGCGCAATGCTCTTGTTCAAGCTGAGCCTTCTGAACTGCAGAATGAATTCTCTAGCCAAATTTCAAGCCTTGAGGATCTGATTTCTCACATAGTGAGCTTATCTGGCAATGTCAGTTGA
- the LOC109713754 gene encoding uncharacterized protein LOC109713754 isoform X1: MEGEAKRNEIQNLLEAIKASDVLETRVSLITQLEDSFQYATVDMVILAEYLVIFWDDSTCSGTSHCMLHNKILQIAAKCFESDLSISLNQFLILGTKASLWCVKHLQETVGSDDESEDENHPYLLSQIIFDALRFSSTLISVLTSSLVLKKDEMMLIIQNFISESLKLTRASIMESKKIHPVASEVLKVAQLVLDSAIKLCRAYSQVTQLDHQSMDKKRTNDDKDMDLAAHVIKITSCTIENLYDLGIFAASGGGSWVTLLNLSWKGLVSLLQLVKGVLTEVNVAGIISTLVSLAVESLRSASKAWSTTLQEPLTISEAKRTFLPIKFFLINAVRISSEYPSQAMNIYREIARCALIISSLVIEFSKETQLRSASEALVELLEPSSLLFLYTLLNSSEGNPESIFQILEWSFKNEESDSAHVEENNALEKGPIDSIFSLDSNAISKTGGLLPGRFLLFLNLLKNSQVLKEEVIFGLSRKLEFLFTILTDEYVYSCVLGLQIPALCSSGPTPEIAWQLIYTFLIQALKTFMIIAASFHDALIEVETSLLQNLFHPHFLPTEIITELWCFFIRHAEMGTVNHFVEKLLLVLNIVASSEQALTPLSALRKIAHLLCTILNYAPPATVDHVYASILSDNKSHASSITYFALLKEGFPFDSLSGKVKMLAIRKLLTAFNDFLENYSEDSGSNGFPGSFDSCLIGLPVHYLASALNYCHLKDSDIVDDKSIYRIFKFTHCLIHCYKSSTDSMKDQLAKILSSTLDIISNMKHLYNSNEMENLILDLHALFVKDSPNSNSLLHQCKPSLASFMAGLSHVEITESEGDMLCSAIWDLYHLLLRERHWALIHLAINSFGYFAARTSCTQLWRFVPDDAALSYDMDMGMNSDENRFMSELRVFLEKEVALNDLNLSREQLDFLIKEGAELKRLVKQINTISQITGTEKMEICEESNLKKKKRKVPDGICEGVVLLQSGLKVMRNALVQAEPSELQNEFSSQISSLEDLISHIVSLSGNVS, encoded by the exons atggaggGGGAAGCGAAGAGGAACGAGATCCAGAACCTTCTCGAAGCCATCAAAGCATCCGAT GTTTTGGAGACTCGAGTTTCACTTATCACCCAACTTGAAGATTCATTTCAATATGCAACGGTTGATATGGTCATTTTAGCCGAATATCTTGTT ATATTTTGGGACGATTCCACATGTTCTGGTACGTCACACTGCATGTTACACAACAAAATTCTTCAAATTGCTGCAAAATGCTTTGAATCAGATTTGTCCATTTCACTTAATCAATTTCTAATTCTTGGAACAAAG GCAAGCTTGTGGTGTGTAAAGCATCTCCAAGAAACAGTTGGATCAGATGACGAATCTGAAGATGAAAATCATCCATATCTACTTTCTCAG ATTATTTTTGATGCCTTGCGTTTTTCTTCAACTCTTATTTCTGTTTTGACAAGCTCTCTTGTTTTAAAGAAGGATGAGATGATGCTTATAATTCAAAACTTCATCTCGGAGTCATTAAAACTGACAAGGGCTTCAATAATGGAGTCTAAG AAAATTCATCCAGTTGCTTCTGAAGTTCTTAAGGTGGCACAACTTGTTCTGGATTCGGCAATAAAGTTGTGCAGAGCTTATTCTCAGGTCACCCAATTAGATCACCAGAGTATGGACAAAAAAAGAACTAATGATGACAAAGACATGGATCTTGCTGCTCATGTCATTAAAATTACATCATGCACCATTGAAAATTTGTATGATTTGGGAATCTTTGCTGCATCTGGAGGAGGAAGCTGGGTGACACTACTTAATTTATCATGGAAAGGTCTTGTTTCCTTGTTGCAGCTTGTTAAAGGAGTGTTAACAGAAGTAAATGTGGCAGGTATCATATCAACCCTAGTTTCACTGGCTGTTGAATCCCTGCGATCTGCTTCTAAAGCATGGTCTACCACATTGCAAGAACCTCTAACTATTTCTGAAGCCAAAAGGACATTTCTCCCAATAAAGTTTTTTCTGATAAATGCTGTAAGGATTTCTTCAGAGTACCCATCGCAAGCCATGAATATATACAGGGAAATTGCTCGGTGTGCATTGATAATCTCATCTTTAGTCATCGAATTCAGCAAGGAAACCCAACTAAGAAGTGCTAGTGAGGCACTCGTAGAACTCCTAGAGCCTTCATCACTTCTTTTTCTGTACACACTGCTAAATTCATCTGAAGGAAATCCTGAGTCCATTTTCCAGATTTTGGAATGGTCATTTAAAAATGAAGAATCTGACTCAGCTCATGTGGAAGAAAATAATGCTTTAGAGAAAGGTCCTATAGATAGTATTTTCAGTTTGGATTCCAATGCTATCTCAAAAACTGGAGGTCTTTTGCCTGGTcggtttcttctttttcttaatCTTCTCAAGAACTCTCAAGTTCTAAAAGAAGAAGTCATATTCGGCTTATCCAGAAAGCTAGAATTTCTTTTTACTATTCTGACCGACGAGTATGTTTATTCATGCGTTCTAGGACTGCAAATACCTGCTTTGTGCTCCTCTGGGCCAACTCCTGAAATTGCTTGGCAACTCATTTATACTTTTCTCATACAAGCCCTAAAAACTTTCATGATAATTGCAGCTTCTTTTCATGATGCTTTGATTGAGGTGGAGACCTCCTTACTCCAAAATCTTTTCCACCCCCATTTTCTCCCTACAGAGATTATAACAGAACTATGGTGCTTCTTCATTCGTCATGCGGAAATGGGTACAGTGAATCACTTTGTTGAGAAATTGCTTTTAGTGTTGAACATTGTAGCTTCATCAGAACAGGCTCTTACACCCCTTAGTGCTCTGAGGAAGATCGCACACCTATTATGTACTATTCTTAATTATGCCCCTCCTGCCACTGTAGACCATGTTTACGCTTCCATTCTAAGTGACAATAAATCTCATGCGTCTTCTATCACATACTTCGCTTTATTAAAGGAGGGATTTCCATTTGATTCATTATCTGGTAAAGTAAAGATGCTTGCAATTAGAAAGCTTCTCACTGCATTTAATGATTTTTTGGAGAACTACTCTGAGGACTCCGGTTCAAATGGTTTTCCAGGATCTTTCGATTCTTGTTTAATTGGGCTTCCTGTGCATTATCTAGCTTCCGCATTGAATTATTG CCATTTAAAGGATTCTGATATTGTTGATGACAAGAGCATCTATAGGATCTTCAAATTCACACATTGTCTCATTCATTGCTACAAATCTTCGACCGATAGCATGAAGGACCAGCTCGCAAAAATTCTCTCTTCAACACTAGATATCATCTCAAACATGAAGCATCTTTACAATTCTAATGAAATGGAGAATCTAATATTGGATTTGCATGCCCTTTTTGTGAAAGACTCTCCCAATTCAAACTCTTTGTTGCATCAATGCAAACCTTCTCTAGCTTCTTTTATGGCCGGCCTCAGCCATGTGGAAATTACTGAAAGCGAAGGTGACATGCTTTGTTCTGCAATATGGGACTTGTACCATTTGTTACTAAGAGAAAGGCACTGGGCTCTTATTCATTTAGCAATTAATTCTTTTGGGTATTTTGCGGCCCGCACTTCTTGCACCCAACTTTGGCGATTTGTTCCTGATGATGCTGCTCTCTCTTATGATATGGACATGGGAATGAACTCAGATGAGAATAGATTTATGTCTGAATTAAGAGTATTTCTTGAAAAGGAAGTTGCTTTGaatgatttaaatttatccagAGAGCAACTGGATTTTCTAATTAAGGAAGGGGCGGAGCTGAAGAGACTAGTAAAGCAAATCAATACCATCTCGCAGATTACTGGAACTGAAAAGATGGAAATTTGTGAGGAGTCTAAtctgaagaagaaaaagaggaaggtTCCAGATGGAATTTGTGAAGGAGTGGTGCTGTTGCAGAGTGGTCTAAAGGTTATGCGCAATGCTCTTGTTCAAGCTGAGCCTTCTGAACTGCAGAATGAATTCTCTAGCCAAATTTCAAGCCTTGAGGATCTGATTTCTCACATAGTGAGCTTATCTGGCAATGTCAGTTGA
- the LOC109714469 gene encoding xyloglucan galactosyltransferase KATAMARI1 homolog, whose product MRRRPATSGHHEEMEKSNCKSPPSRLCFLATLSAMFWILIFYFHFSVLTGTPISPPDQSEFSDDSRPFEPLPTMPSHQHFAEHQEPKTFPFARALRTVENKSDPCGGRYIYVHDLPSRFNDDMIRDCRKLSLWTNMCKFMSNAGLGPPLDNTEGVFSNTGWYATNQFAVDVVFGNRMKQYECLTKDSSIAAAVFVPFYAGFDIARYLWGHNISVRDAASLDLVDWLTKRPEWNVMGGRDHFLVAGRITWDFRRLTEEETDWGNKLLFLPAAKNMSMLVVEASPWNANDFGIPYPTYFHPAKDAEVFLWQDRMRKLERKWLFSFAGAPRPGNLKSIRGQIIDQCKMSSACKLLECGSGESKCHSPSSVMQMFQSSLFCLQPQGDSYTRRSAFDSILAGCIPVFFHPGSAYIQYTWHLPRNYSRYSVFIPEDDIRKRNVSIEERLRKIPPDVVKAMREEVISLIPRLIYADPRSKLETLKDAFDVAVEAIIDKVTKLRRDIIEGREDKDFIEENSWKYALLEDGHRTIGAHEWDPFFSKPKDGSGDSKSSSAEAAKNSWKNEQRSQH is encoded by the coding sequence ATGAGGCGGCGCCCCGCGACGTCGGGCCACCACGAAGAGATGGAGAAATCCAATTGTAAGTCGCCGCCGTCGCGGCTTTGCTTCCTCGCAACGCTTTCCGCCATGTTCTGGATCTTGATCTTCTACTTCCACTTCTCTGTTCTCACCGGCACCCCAATTAGCCCGCCGGATCAATCCGAATTTTCAGACGATAGTAGGCCATTCGAACCCCTCCCGACGATGCCGAGTCATCAGCATTTTGCTGAGCATCAAGAGCCCAAAACTTTCCCCTTCGCCCGCGCACTTAGGACGGTCGAGAACAAGAGCGATCCGTGCGGCGGGAGGTACATTTACGTGCACGATCTTCCGTCCAGGTTCAATGATGATATGATCAGGGACTGCCGCAAGCTCAGCCTTTGGACCAACATGTGCAAGTTCATGAGCAATGCCGGCCTCGGCCCGCCGCTGGATAACACCGAGGGCGTGTTCTCCAACACCGGCTGGTACGCCACCAACCAATTCGCGGTCGACGTGGTCTTCGGCAACCGGATGAAGCAGTACGAATGCTTGACCAAAGATTCGTCGATCGCGGCCGCCGTGTTCGTGCCGTTTTACGCGGGGTTCGATATTGCGAGGTACCTTTGGGGGCACAATATCTCGGTGCGCGACGCGGCCTCGCTCGATTTGGTGGATTGGCTCACGAAGAGGCCGGAGTGGAACGTAATGGGCGGGCGGGACCACTTCTTGGTCGCCGGAAGGATCACTTGGGACTTCCGGAGGCTCACGGAGGAAGAAACGGATTGGGGAAATAAGCTCTTGTTCTTGCCCGCCGCGAAGAACATGTCCATGCTAGTGGTCGAAGCGAGCCCGTGGAATGCCAATGATTTTGGGATACCGTATCCGACTTACTTCCACCCTGCTAAGGACGCCGAGGTTTTCCTTTGGCAGGATAGGATGAGGAAGCTGGAAAGGAAGTGGCTTTTCTCCTTTGCTGGGGCGCCTCGCCCCGGCAATCTCAAATCGATCCGAGGGCAGATAATAGATCAGTGCAAGATGTCGAGTGCGTGTAAATTGTTGGAGTGCGGTTCTGGGGAGAGTAAATGCCACTCTCCAAGTAGCGTAATGCAGATGTTTCAGAGCTCGCTGTTTTGCTTGCAACCTCAGGGGGATTCGTACACTCGAAGATCGGCGTTCGATTCGATATTGGCTGGGTGTATCCCTGTTTTCTTCCACCCCGGTTCGGCTTATATCCAGTACACATGGCATCTTCCTAGGAATTATTCAAGGTACTCGGTGTTTATACCGGAGGACGATATTCGAAAGAGAAATGTTAGCATCGAGGAAAGGCTTCGGAAGATTCCGCCCGATGTCGTCAAAGCGATGAGAGAAGAGGTGATCAGCCTAATACCGAGGTTGATTTACGCAGATCCTAGGTCGAAGTTGGAAACCCTAAAGGACGCCTTTGATGTTGCTGTAGAGGCCATTATAGACAAAGTTACAAAGTTGAGGAGGGATATAATTGAGGGTCGTGAAGATAAAGATTTCATCGAGGAGAACAGTTGGAAGTATGCTTTGTTGGAGGACGGTCATAGGACGATCGGGGCTCATGAATGGGATCCCTTCTTTTCTAAGCCTAAGGACGGAAGCGGAGATTCTAAAAGTTCGTCTGCCGAAGCTGCGAAAAACTCTTGGAAAAATGAACAAAGGAGCCAACATTGA